In Candidatus Hydrogenedens sp., the genomic window TCGGTCCTGAAGAACCCCTTGCTTTAGGTATAACCGATTTTTTATCTCAGTATGATATCCCTGTTTTCGGTCCGACAACACAGTCCGCACAATTGGAAGCCAGCAAATCCTTCGCTAAAAACATAATGAAAGAAGCGGGAATACCCACAGCCCATTATGCTATCTTCAAAGATTCGGACTCGGCAATTGAATATGTTAGAAAACATGGCACCCCTATCGTTATCAAGGCTGATGGATTAGCCGCAGGTAAAGGGGTAACAGTTGCTTTTGATGAAAATAACGCAATAAATGCAATTAATGACGCAATGCAGAAAAAAACGTTTGGTTCTGCTGGTGAAACAATTGTGATTGAGCAATACTTAACAGGGGAAGAAGCCAGTATTCTCGCTTTTTCAGATGGCAGACACATTATTCCATTAACCAGTAGTCAAGACCATAAACCTGTGTTCGACGATGATAAAGGTCCTAATACAGGTGGAATGGGTGCTTATTCACCAGCCCCTATTGTAACTAATCATGTTGAAAAACAAATATTTGAAAGGATACTACAACCCACAATAGAAACCATGTCCCAAAAAGGGATGCCCTTCAAGGGAATTCTATATGCAGGTTTAATGATTAACGAACAGGGACCCTATGTCGTGGAGTTTAATGTCCGTTTTGGTGACCCTGAGACGCAAGCAATTCTACCGCGAATGGAATCAGATATCGTGCCTTTCTTCTGGGCAACTATTGAAGGAACATTAGATAAACTTTCTATCAAATATAATCCCTATGCCTGTGTGACTGTTGCACTTACCAGCAAGGGATATCCAGGAACTTACGAAAAAGGAAAATTAATCACTGGAATTGACGAAGCGGAAAAGGACCCTAATGTGGTGGTTTTCCATGCAGGAACGGCTGAAGAAGATGGAAAATTTTATACAAATGGTGGACGGGTGCTTAATGTTACTGCTTGGGACAAAGATTTACCATCTGCTGTCAAAAAGGCCTATAATGCAGTGGATAAAATACACTTTGAGGGAATGCACTACCGTAAAGATATTGCCAAAAAAGGCATAATAAGATTACAACAAAGTTAATTCAACCAGTAAAAATATTTTGTTGTTACTATTGGCATTGACAAAGAGGTAGGCAATTATTCGAGTCCCAATTTTTTTATTTTATATTGAAGCGTTGTCCTTTTAATACCTAATTTTTTTGCAGTTTTGGTCTTATTCCAGTGAAATTCCTCAAGCGTTTTGAGAATGAGTTCTTTTTCAATTTGGTCTGTATATTGGTCTAAGGAAAACATGTCGATTCGTGTTTCCTTCTCTTCTACCCCTTGTTCTGGAATACCTTTTATGTCAGCATAACTTAGAATTTCGTAAGGTAATTCATTTATGGTTATTTGAGGTCCTGTAGCTAAGACAACGGCTCGTTCCATTACATTTTCTAATTCCCGAATGTTTCCAGGCCATGGATACCGCAAAAATATTTTAATAACTTCATCGTCAACCTCATATAATTCCTTGCCAAATTCCATGCTAAAACGATTTAGAAAATGGTCAACTAAATAGGGGATATCTTCAGGACGCTCTCTCAGTGGGGGTACATATATTGAAAAGACATTAAGACGATAATAGAAATCCTCCCGAAATTTTCCTTGAGTAATAGATTTACGTAAATCATGATTTGTTGCTGCTAAAATTCGCACATCTACTTTTATTGTTTCTGTCCCTCCAACCCTTTCAAATTCACCATCCTGTAAAACCCTCAACAGTTTCACCTGTACGCCTGGGTCTATATCACCTACTTCATCTAAAAACAACGTTCCTTTATGTGCCCGTTCAAATCGCCCTATATATCGTGATGTTGCTCCAGTAAATGCACCTTTCTCATGTCCAAACAACTCACTTTCTAAAAGTGTAGGTGCTAAAGCAGCACAATTTAAAGCAATGAAAGGCTCATCCCTACGTGGACTCGCTTCATGTAAAGCCCGTGCGACCAATTCCTTCCCTACACCACTGGGTCCTGTAATTAAAACAGAACTTCTGGTGGGTGCAATTCGTGCAATCATTTGTCGTAATTGACGTGTTTGTGAACTTTCACCTATGAGATGTTGGACAGAAGGATGTATCCATGTTCGCACTCGATTGCTACTCTTCATTTCTATTTGTTTGGCTAATTTTGTAACCTTATTTTTCAATACTGCCAATTGAAACGGTTTTGTAATATAATCATGGGCTCCCAATCGCATCGCTTCAACAGCTGTGTCTATTGTTCCATAGGCGGTTATGATAATAACCTCTATC contains:
- a CDS encoding sigma-54 dependent transcriptional regulator, producing MVDDKESMLNLLSQAFKDLGFHVTIASSGESAIDLLSKHSFDIVLSDLSMPGKSGLDVLRFAKSISPEIEVIIITAYGTIDTAVEAMRLGAHDYITKPFQLAVLKNKVTKLAKQIEMKSSNRVRTWIHPSVQHLIGESSQTRQLRQMIARIAPTRSSVLITGPSGVGKELVARALHEASPRRDEPFIALNCAALAPTLLESELFGHEKGAFTGATSRYIGRFERAHKGTLFLDEVGDIDPGVQVKLLRVLQDGEFERVGGTETIKVDVRILAATNHDLRKSITQGKFREDFYYRLNVFSIYVPPLRERPEDIPYLVDHFLNRFSMEFGKELYEVDDEVIKIFLRYPWPGNIRELENVMERAVVLATGPQITINELPYEILSYADIKGIPEQGVEEKETRIDMFSLDQYTDQIEKELILKTLEEFHWNKTKTAKKLGIKRTTLQYKIKKLGLE
- the purD gene encoding phosphoribosylamine--glycine ligase — translated: MRILVLGSGGREHALCWKIQQSPEVEKVYAIPGNPGIKKMEKSSCAPLNIKDFGAIKEFIQNEKIQIVVVGPEEPLALGITDFLSQYDIPVFGPTTQSAQLEASKSFAKNIMKEAGIPTAHYAIFKDSDSAIEYVRKHGTPIVIKADGLAAGKGVTVAFDENNAINAINDAMQKKTFGSAGETIVIEQYLTGEEASILAFSDGRHIIPLTSSQDHKPVFDDDKGPNTGGMGAYSPAPIVTNHVEKQIFERILQPTIETMSQKGMPFKGILYAGLMINEQGPYVVEFNVRFGDPETQAILPRMESDIVPFFWATIEGTLDKLSIKYNPYACVTVALTSKGYPGTYEKGKLITGIDEAEKDPNVVVFHAGTAEEDGKFYTNGGRVLNVTAWDKDLPSAVKKAYNAVDKIHFEGMHYRKDIAKKGIIRLQQS